Proteins from a genomic interval of Colletes latitarsis isolate SP2378_abdomen chromosome 3, iyColLati1, whole genome shotgun sequence:
- the LOC143340386 gene encoding trafficking protein particle complex subunit 5-like yields MTTITISAVRMRTSILDKSLSKGKGEVSLSCFALLFSELVQYCQNRVYTVPELQNKLAEVGAEVGHRITDLLVVRERGGKREIKLLNILLFIKSTVWKSLFGREADKLEHANDDERTYYIIEKEALVNKFISVPKDKGSLNCASFIAGVVEAILCDCGFPAKVTAHWHKGTTYMVKFDDAVVARDKQLEDR; encoded by the exons ATGACAACTATTACAATATCTGCGGTTCGAATGCGAACAAGCATTCTTGACAAATCGTTAAGCAAGGGGAAAGGAGAGGTTAGTCTAAGTTGTTTCGCGCTTTTGTTTTCGGAGCTCGTACAATACTGTCAAAATCGAGTTTACACCGTACCAGAGTTACAAAACAA GTTGGCAGAAGTAGGTGCAGAAGTGGGCCACAGAATAACAGATCTTCTTGTTGTTCGAGAAAGGGGTGGGAAacgtgaaataaaattattgaacaTTTTATTGTTCATTAAAAGTACTGTATGGAAATCGTTATTCGGCCGCGAGGCTGACAAGTTGGAACATGCAAATGATGATGAGCGTACTTATTATATCATAGAAAAAGAAGCTTTAGTAAATAAATTCATATCTGTACCAAAAGATAAAGGAAGTTTAAACTGTGCTTCTTTTATTGCTGGGGTAGTTGAAGCTATTCTTTGCGACTGTGGTTTT CCAGCAAAGGTGACAGCACATTGGCACAAAGGGACAACATACATGGTTAAATTTGATGATGCAGTTGTTGCCCGTGATAAACAACTTGAAGATCGATAG